The DNA sequence AGAGCGTATCTGTCGTGGCCTCAACGCCTGTATTGAGATTGACCAGCCCGGCTGCTGCTTCAGAAAGCGCTCCATCATGCCAGACTGCGATGGCGGCTCCAGGAACATGGAAGCGTTCAATAAGCTCTGGCAAATCGTCCAGATCTAGTTGGGGGCTTTGGGTCTCGGCAACGGACATGTGGTTTGGATACTCCTCTGGGCGCTCTCACTTTAGCAGACGTGCAAGCTTTGTGGCGGAAATACAAGCTTGGCCGGGAGGGGGCGGCCAAGTAGGCTCTCACCCATGATTGACACGATTGACCACATTAGCATCGCCGTGCGGGACCTTGGCACCGCCAAATCCACCTATACACGTATTCTGGGGCGCGAACCGTCCTGGGAGGGAGAGCATCCGGGACTTGGCTCTTCAAATCTCATCTATCGTCTCAGAAACACCTATCTGGAGTTTGTGGCCGCGACCGGCGAGGGCCAATTCGCAGACATGATCCGCACAAAACTGGACGATGAGGGCGAGGGGCTGATGGGGCTCGTCTTTGGCACCGTGAATGCAGACACCTGTGTCCGTCACCTGAAAGCAGCGGGCCTCAATCCAACAGATCCCATTCCAGGCGGCGCAAAAGACGCGGAAGGGAATGAACGCTCCTGGCGGAATGTCATGCTGGCGCCAGAGGAGACCGGCGGCCTCTTCGTGTTTGTTATTGAGCAGGCAGACCGGCTTGCGATCCCCTTGTCCCCAACTGCTGAGGGTGTAAACGGACGCGCCGCAGTGGATGCAGTGGACCATGTGGTGGTCAACACGCCGAGGCCCGATGAGCTCATCGCCTTCTTTGAGGGGCAATTGGGTTTGCGTCTTGCGCTCGACCATACGATTGAAAAATGGGGCGTGCGGCAACTCTTCTTCCGTGTGGGCAATGTCACGCTTGAAGTTGTGACCCCGACCGCAAAGGATGAAGTGCCGGAGAAAGACAGTCTTTGGGGCATTGCCTATCGCGCACCGGACTTGGCCCTCATGCAGGAGCGCCTCACCAAAACAGGGGTGGCTGTTTCAGAAGTGCGAACTGGCCGGAAGAAGGGAACGCTTGTGGCAACGGTGAAGCCGGAGACCCACGGCATCCCGACCTTGTTGATTGGGCAAGATCCGGCTGCTTAATCCCGAGGTGCCGCCGCTCTTGCCAGCCGGTCATTGATCGCTTCACCAAGCCCGTCCATAGGGATAGGGCTGACAGCGAGACTTTTACCGCCTGCTTCTGCGTCGAGCTTCCGCAGCATGGAGAAGAGCTTGGCAGCGGCCTCGCTTACGTCGCCAGCGGGGCTGAGGTTGAGTGCGCAATCCACGTCCCCAAAGCCGAGGAGCACTTCATCCTCACCGCATTCTGTTGCGTTAAGACGAAGCGACGCGTTGGGCGCATAGTGGCTCGCGAGCATGCCGGGAGATGAGCGTCCTTCTTCGCCGCCCGGCGCGTCTGGATCTGCCAAGGGCTTGCCCAGAACCGCTTCAATCTCGGCACGTGGAATGGCACCAGGCCGAAGCAGCGTTGGCGGACCATCTTTCGGGAGACCGACCACTGTCGACTCAAGCCCCAGGCTGCACGGG is a window from the Rhodobiaceae bacterium genome containing:
- a CDS encoding glyoxalase-like domain protein, whose product is MIDTIDHISIAVRDLGTAKSTYTRILGREPSWEGEHPGLGSSNLIYRLRNTYLEFVAATGEGQFADMIRTKLDDEGEGLMGLVFGTVNADTCVRHLKAAGLNPTDPIPGGAKDAEGNERSWRNVMLAPEETGGLFVFVIEQADRLAIPLSPTAEGVNGRAAVDAVDHVVVNTPRPDELIAFFEGQLGLRLALDHTIEKWGVRQLFFRVGNVTLEVVTPTAKDEVPEKDSLWGIAYRAPDLALMQERLTKTGVAVSEVRTGRKKGTLVATVKPETHGIPTLLIGQDPAA